Proteins encoded together in one Amblyomma americanum isolate KBUSLIRL-KWMA chromosome 1, ASM5285725v1, whole genome shotgun sequence window:
- the LOC144113160 gene encoding uncharacterized protein LOC144113160 → MTMQDIQALEQHSVVLNEHLYTLQKEKEQLEVTEDSMKSCEAKVRLYTGMPNFAVLFAVFEALASFISHNVNNKLTKFQEFVLFMMKLKVNLQNADLAFRFSISEATVSRIFDKWLHVAYCRLKDEIIWPTRDALQKTMPQAFFDSFGANVAVIIDCFEIKIERPSSYLPRCETWSQYKGSNTAKFLIGIAPQGVVTYISEGWGGRASDKHITEHCGFLDNLVPGDVVLADRGFNISESVGFYCAKLHVPAFTRGKKQLSAEDVQSTRKLANVRIHVIRVIGLIRNKFIFLKSVVPIDYVVCRPGDEVAPLDKIVTVCCVLSNLCASIVAAPNDATGQQASASVDE, encoded by the coding sequence atgaccatgcaagacatacaggcactggagcagcattctgtagttctgaatgaacatctgtacacattgcagaaagagaaagagcagctcgaggtgactgaagactcaatgaaaagttgtgaagcaaaggtgcgactgtacactgggatgccaaactttgctgttttatttgctgtgttcgaagcactagcaagcttcatttcacacaatgtcaacaataagctaacaaaatttcaagaattcgttctgttcatgatgaagctaaaagtaaatctgcaaaacgctgaccttgcatttcggttcagtatttcagaggctacagtatcgcgcattttcgacaagtggctgcacgtggcgtattgcagacttaaagatgaaataatctggcccacacgagatgctttgcaaaagacaatgccacaggcattcttcgactcgtttggtgcgaatgtagcagtcatcatcgattgcttcgaaatcaagatagaaaggccatcatcgtatcttccaagatgtgaaacatggtcccagtataaaggtagcaatacagccaagttcctgattgggattgctccacaaggtgttgttacatatatatccgaaggttggggaggcagggcaagtgacaaacatatcaccgaacactgtgggtttttggacaacttggtgcctggagacgttgtactcgcagacaggggttttaacatcagcgaaagcgttggtttctactgtgcaaagcttcacgtgccagcgtttaccaggggaaagaaacaactttcagcagaagatgtgcagagcacaagaaagctcgcaaacgtgcgaatacacgtgataagagtaattggactcattaggaataagtttatttttctgaagtctgtcgtgccaatcgattacgttgtgtgccggccaggagatgaagtcgcaccactcgacaaaattgtaactgtgtgttgtgtgctatctaacttgtgtgcatcaattgttgctgcaccaaacgacgccactggacagcaggcttcagcctcagtggatgagtga
- the LOC144113159 gene encoding uncharacterized protein LOC144113159 isoform X1, whose translation MKAYKALESHNYFTSGWVKHLSAKEFQDGKVVLLGEVNHSQRLGHKPLQVWILCKKDGAVITAHCTCMAGAGEACSHVGACLFAVETGIKMMKSRSCTQKDNMWLPAYVEKVQYKRLKDINFTSSKGKKRQLDSNSFEAGPVKERAHVPPLSEQERTKLYGSIQDAGIVPSIFSVLPGYDGHFKNPVPMHDARLRNLYSEEMLAHDLDVLVKKANDVMPSIIISEETVKAVEALTRQQSSSSNWFLYRAGRVTASVMKRVCHTSIDNPSISLLKLICYPEKQSLKTPAITWGVKNEPRAFRAYQTSEAEKHDMFKCSKSGLHLSTRYPYVGATPDGLVCCACCGKGVVELKCPFSLREVKDVTEMATAGSCLEAVNGVVQLRRQHGYFYQVQTQMAVCDVQWCDFVVWTPNLLHVERIQKDRHFCEEILAAGRKFFIHAILPEAFQHLLHQAAC comes from the coding sequence gtgaaccactcacagaggctggggcacaaacctctccaagtgtggattttgtgcaagaaggatggcgctgtgatcactgcgcactgcacatgtatggctggagcaggggaagcatgctcccatgttggagcctgtttgtttgcagttgagaccggcatcaaaatgatgaagtcaagaagttgcacccagaaggataatatgtggctgcccgcttatgtcgaaaaagtacaatataagcgactcaaggacataaacttcacatcatctaaagggaaaaagcggcagcttgatagcaattcctttgaggcaggtccagtcaaggagcgggctcatgtcccgccactttcagagcaggagcgtaccaagctttacggctcaatacaggatgccggcattgttccttcaattttttcagtcctccccggatatgatggacactttaaaaatcctgtaccgatgcatgatgcccgtttgagaaacctctactccgaagaaatgttggcgcatgatttggatgttttggttaagaaagccaatgatgtcatgccatcaataattataagtgaagagaccgtaaaggccgttgaagctttgacaaggcaacagagcagctcgtctaattggtttttgtaccgagcgggcagggtgactgcttctgtaatgaaaagggtgtgccacacaagcattgataaccctagcatatcactgctaaaactgatatgctatcctgaaaagcagtcgctgaagacgcctgccatcacatggggagtgaaaaatgagccccgtgccttcagggcataccaaaccagtgaagccgagaagcacgacatgttcaagtgctccaagtcggggctgcacctgagtacaagatatccgtatgttggagcaacaccagacggtcttgtttgttgcgcatgctgtgggaagggtgttgttgaacttaagtgcccattttcgctcagggaagtgaaggacgttacagagatggctactgcaggttcctgcctggaagctgtcaatggtgtagtccagctacggcgacaacacggatatttctaccaagtgcagacacaaatggctgtatgtgatgttcagtggtgcgacttcgtggtgtggacacctaatttgttgcacgtggagagaatacagaaagacaggcacttttgtgaggaaattctggctgctggaagaaaattcttcattcatgcaatcctgcccgaagcttttcagcacctacttcaccaggcagcatgctaa